One genomic window of Arachis hypogaea cultivar Tifrunner chromosome 8, arahy.Tifrunner.gnm2.J5K5, whole genome shotgun sequence includes the following:
- the LOC112706639 gene encoding RNA polymerase II C-terminal domain phosphatase-like 4 produces MSGAPDSPIHSSSSDDFIAYLDEALAASLPDASSDKEVENQDELESVRIKRRKFESDEETEESTSEGSVKQSLEESVEDVCSHPGSFGDMCIRCGQKLDGESGVTFGYIHKGLRLHDQEISRLRNTDANNLRSRRKLYLILDLDHTLLNSTHLAHLNSEELHLISQADSVGGVSKSSLFKLEKMHMMTKLRPFVRTFLREASEMFEMYIYTMGDRPYALEMAKLLDPQGEYFNAKVISRDDGTQKHQKGLDIVLGQESAVVILDDTEHAWVKHKDNLILMERYHFFGSSCRQFGFNCKSLAELKSDEDEAEGALSKILKVLKQIHYKFFYELEDIAERDVRQVLKSLRREVLSGCVIVFSRIFHGALPSLRKMAEQLGATCLTELDPSVTHVVATDAGTEKARWAVKEKRFLVHPRWIEAANYFWEKQPEENFVLKKKQ; encoded by the exons ATGAGTGGTGCACCAGACTCTCCGATACATTCATCCAGTAGTGATGACTTCATTGCCTATCTTGATGAAGCATTAGCTGCAAGTTTGCCAGATGCGTCATCCGATAAAGAAGTTGAAAATCAAGATGAGCTGGAAAGTGTCAG AATAAAAAGGCGCAAGTTTGAAAGTGACGAGGAAACTGAGGAGTCTACTTCAGAAGGAAGCGTGAAACAGAGTTTAG AAGAATCTGTAGAAGATGTATGCTCACATCCTGGTTCATTTGGAGACATGTGCATACGTTGTGGGCAAAAGTTGGATGGTGAATCTGGTGTGACATTTGGCTACATACACAAG GGACTGAGACTTCATGATCAGGAGATATCTAGACTGCGCAATACAGATGCGAATAATCTGCGTAGTCGTAGAAAGCTCTATTTGATCCTCGATTTAGATCACACTCTGTTAAATTCCACTCATCTTGCTCATTTAAACTCTGAAGAGTTGCATTTAATTTCCCAGGCAGATTCTGTTGGAG GTGTTTCCAAGAGTAGCCTTTTCAAATTggagaaaatgcatatgatgaccAAGTTGAGGCCTTTTGTCCGCACATTTCTAAGAGAAGCAAGTGAAATGTTTGAGATGTACATATACACCATGGGTGATCGACCCTATGCATTAGAGATGGCTAAGCTGCTTGATCCTCAAGGAGAATACTTCAATGCAAAGGTGATTTCTCGAGATGATGgcactcaaaagcatcagaaGGGTCTTGATATTGTGTTGGGGCAAGAAAGTGCTGTTGTGATTCTTGATGATACAGAACAC GCATGGGTGAAGCATAAAGATAATTTGATTCTGATGGAAAGATACCACTTTTTTGGTTCAAGTTGCCGGCAATTTGGTTTCAATTGCAAATCTTTAGCTGAATTGAAGAGTGACGAAGACGAAGCTGAAGGAGCACTCTCTAAAATCCTTAAAGTTCTTAAACAAATTCATTACAAATTCTTTTAT GAACTTGAAGATATTGCTGAACGAGATGTAAGGCAG GTTTTGAAATCCCTTCGAAGGGAAGTCTTGAGCGGATGCGTGATTGTTTTCAGCCGTATCTTCCATGGAGCATTACCATCACTCCGGAAGATGGCTGAGCAGTTGGGAGCCACTTGTTTAACGGAACTTGACCCCTCCGTGACACATGTGGTTGCTACTGATGCCGGAACTGAGAAGGCCCGGTGGGCAGTGAAAGAGAAGAGGTTTTTGGTTCATCCGCGATGGATAGAGGCTGCAAATTATTTTTGGGAAAAGCAACCTGAGGAGAACTTCGTCCTCAAGAAAAAGCAGTAA